In Streptococcus parauberis NCFD 2020, the sequence TATGTTATTTTCAATGCTTGAAAAAGAGGACAATCAGAATCACAGAAAAATTAGTTACTTAACGACTCAAAGGAACAACTATGACCGACATATAAAGACATATTTTCAACAAGTAGATATGAAAAAATTAACATATGAACATATCTACAGATTTAGAGAGTCACTGAAGGAAAAAAGTACTAAACAAAATAGTGAAGAAAAACTAAGTAATAATACAATCAATAAAATAATGATATTAGTAAAAAAAATGTTTGATTCTGGTATAAGAAATGAATTAATCACTAAAAATCCTTGTCAAAATTTAAGAAAATTACCTATAAAAAAACCAGAATTAAATTTTTGGGGAATTGAAGAATATTTAAAATTCAAAAGTTTAATTACTGAGGATGAATATCAATATAATTTATTTTTCACTCTGGCATATTTTACTGGTATGAGAATGGGAGAAATCCTTGCTTTAACTTGGAATGATATAAACTTTTATACCTCTACTATTCATGTTACTAAATCCGTTTACTACGTACATAAAACCAACCATGTTAATAGTACAAAAACAAGAGCTGGAACAAGGTATATTACTTTAAATCAGAAACTCTTAAATACACTGAAAGAGTGGAAAAACAAGCAAGGTGAAATACTCAGTCAATTTACCAATTCAACACAAAACTTGCAAGTAATTCAGTCAACACCGGTAACAGTTACTAAAAATATGATTGATAAAAAGTTTAAACAAATACTTCAAAGAGATCCCAACTTAAAGACAATAAGAATCCATGATTTTAGGCACTCTCACGCTTCATTATTGATTAATCAAGGAGAAGATTACCTAGTTGTAAAAGAACGTTTAGGACATGCCTCTATCACAACTACAATTGATACCTATTCCCATCTATATCCCAGCAAACAAAAATCAATTGCTGACAAATTAGACGATTTATATTAATTAAAATTCAAAGAACTATTTATCTTAATAGTTCTTTTTTATATAATGAAAAAAAGGAGAAAAAATGGGAAAAGATATACAACAAGTAAATGGCAATTCTAAAAATAATCATAATAATTTAAACCTAAATGAAATACTGAAAAATACTTCACTTTCCAAAAATCTAAATAACTTTAGTAAAATATCCAGTCAGTTTGTTAACACAAGTCTATACACTGAATTACAAAGACAAAATATGATACATGGGAAAATGTTGAAAAACAATTATATTAATATAATTGATACTAGTAATATTAAAAATACTGCCTTACTATACAATAAGAATCTATTAAACCACAACAATACAAACTTATTTAACATACCAAAAAATTTTTACAAAAATAATATTCCCAAAAACTCAATTAATATAGATTCTAAAATAATAAAACAGTTGAATATACCAAAACTAAAATTTGAAACTCAAAAAATAATTAACAGTAATATCTTTGAAAATACAATTAAGACTTTACACAAGATAGATATTAAAAAAATTATTGAAGAGTTAGATTTAATAAACAAATCAAAAATACCGATTTGTCTAGAATATGATATATATCTTCCTTTACAAATATTAAAAGAAATCCCAATTACATCAGAATTTAATTCACAAGAAGAAGCTGATGATTATTTGTCACACTTATTAGAATATCTAGAATCAATAAATTTTACTGTATATGATTCAATTCCAGAAACTGAAGAAACCAAAAATGAGGTTGCGCAAATAAAGACATTGTATGAATTTAATTATAAAAAATTAATTATACTATTCTGTTTCGAGAGAATAGAACATTGTATGCATCAGCTTAGATTTTCATACACAACAAAAACTATTAAAAATAGGACTACACAAATGAAATCAGTTCAAGAATATATGAAAATCTTAACTGAAACAACTAATGATGATTTGAAAGAAATATTGAATCAAATTTTAAAACTTAAAGAAAAAGATCCTAAAAAATATCTCAAATTCAACATATATAGAGATTTTTCAGAAGATCCTTTAGTAGCAACATCAATAGACAATGGTTATATACCACTAAATAGAAATTTATTTATGAATGGCCATGTAGAAGATGAAAAAATCACAGATTTACTAGTAAAAAAGGCAATTCTAGCATATGGATTTTTTTTGACATTAAATCAATTAAGAATTGAAAAAGGTAACCTTTAGGTACCATGTAATAAAAAATGTTAAATTAAAACAAAAAAGACAAGGTCATTAAACCTTGTCTTTATAAGTATACCGGCGGCCGGGGTCGAACCGGCACGTCCGTGAGGACACTGGATTTTGAG encodes:
- a CDS encoding tyrosine-type recombinase/integrase; amino-acid sequence: MAVRKAKNGTWTVDVSGGIDPVTFKRIRIVRKGLKSKKDAIELEYHLRVVELKEKNRDTFVTSDMLFSMLEKEDNQNHRKISYLTTQRNNYDRHIKTYFQQVDMKKLTYEHIYRFRESLKEKSTKQNSEEKLSNNTINKIMILVKKMFDSGIRNELITKNPCQNLRKLPIKKPELNFWGIEEYLKFKSLITEDEYQYNLFFTLAYFTGMRMGEILALTWNDINFYTSTIHVTKSVYYVHKTNHVNSTKTRAGTRYITLNQKLLNTLKEWKNKQGEILSQFTNSTQNLQVIQSTPVTVTKNMIDKKFKQILQRDPNLKTIRIHDFRHSHASLLINQGEDYLVVKERLGHASITTTIDTYSHLYPSKQKSIADKLDDLY